The nucleotide sequence GGTGATTGACGATAATTCTCCGGATGGCACTGCCTTACGCGTAAAATTTATGCAAAGCTGTGAACCGCGGATTCATTTATTGCAACGCCCCGGAAAAATGGGTTTGGGCTCCGCTTATGTTGCCGGATTCAAATTTGCTTTAGAACACAACTATGATTTCATTTTGGAAATGGATGCCGATTTTTCCCATAATCCAAACGATATACCCCGCTTGTTAGAAGCAGCCCAAAAGTATGATTTAGTTATTGGCAGCCGCTATTGTGACGGGGTAAACATTATTCACTGGCCCTTTAAACGCTTGTTAATAAGCTATTTTGCCAGTAAATATGTCCGCGTGATAACCAGAATGCCAATAAAAGATCCCACCGGTGGTTTTAAATGTTTCCGGCGCAAAGTGTTGGAAAGCATTGATCTGAACAAGATCCTTTCCGATGGATATGCTTTTCAGATAGAGATGAATTTCAGGGCATGGGTGAAAGGTTTTCACCTAAAAGAAATTCCTATTGTGTTTACGGAACGCCTAAACGGTGTTTCAAAAATGAGCCGAAAAATTGTGTGGGAGGCAGCTTGGATGGTTTGGCGTTTACAAATGATGAAGATTGCTGGCTTGATTAAATAAGGAAAAGGGAGATAATGATGAAACGATCTATTTTTCTTGCCGTTATGGTTGTTTTTTGCCTAAGCTTTTCAGCCATAACTATTCCCAGGGTTTATGTGCAAAAATTAACGCTTGATAATGGTAATAACCCTCTGATAACTTGGGAAAAGGATAAAAGCGCCAACGAATATATCCTGAGAGCATGGATAAATACGCGCCCAGATGAAATTGTAAGCACGGAAACAAATCCGATTCATACCGTTGCCGTGAAACAAGTCGGAGACGGAAAAAAGTTTCCCTTCACCGTGATTGCCAGCTTACAACTGGGCAATTTTAAAAGCCAGTGGAAAGCGGGAGAAATAATTTATATGGAGCTAACGGATAAAAAAACGGGTAAGAAAAAGACCTGGACGCAGCCAATCCCAGAAGGCACAAACTTAATTAAGATGTTAGAAAAACCTGTAATTATTCCACCCTATACAAAAAAGAAAAAATAAATATGCTGGAAAGAATAAACGATCCCGATCAATTGACCGAAGATATTGAACTGGACAGAGCTTTACGACCCAGAACTCTGAAAGATTTTATTGGTCAGCCGCATATCAAAGAACTTCTGGAAATCAGCATTAAAGCTGCCAAATTGCGTGGTGAATCTCTTGATCATATTCTCTTTTACGGACCTCCCGGTTTGGGAAAAACAACCTTGGCAGGCATTATTGCTCACGAATTGGGTGTAAATATCACTACTTCCAGTGGGCCGGTCATCGAAAAACCCTCCGACTTGGCAGGTATATTAACTAATCTGCAGAAGCACGAAACCCTGTTCATTGATGAAATTCATCGCCTTTCGCATGTGATTGAAGAATATATCTATCCCGCTATGGAGGATTTTGAAATGGAAATCATACTCGATAGCGGTCCCAATTCTCGCACTTTAAAAATTCCGCTGGAACAATTTACTTTAATTGGAGCCACTACCAGAGCTGGTTTATTGACTCCTCCTCTGCGTGATCGATTTGGAATCGTTCTGCGTTTGGATTATTATGATCAATCCTCCATCGCGCAAATTATTCGGCGGAGCGCAAAACTGTTAAATATTCCAGCCGAAGAAGATGGCGTGAATGAAATTGCCAGACGCAGTCGCGGAACCCCCAGAATTGCTAATCGTTTACTTAGAAGAGTACGGGACTATGCCCAAATTAGAGGCAACGGAATTATTACGCAAAATATTGCCGTAGCCGCTTTACAAATGTTGCAAGTGGATGATGCCGGTTTGGATGAAATGGATAAACGCATTTTAACCACTATCATAGAGAATTACAATGGTGGACCGGTAGGGATTAAAACAATCGCTACAGCCATTGGAGAGGACTCAGGGACCATAGAAGAAATCTTTGAACCCTATTTGGTTCAGCAGGGCTTTTTGGAACGCAGTCCGCAGGGACGAAAAGTTACCTTTAAAGCATACAGACATTTAGGTTTAACTCCTTCTTCCGCGCAAACAGAAATTTTCTAAAAAAGAGGAAAATGCACGCAAAAACAGTCCAAAATGGAGTTCGCTGGACTCTAACTACTTCTGTTCTAAAGCGTATAATCAGTTTGATCTTGTTTGTCTTTGTGGCAAAATGGTTGACGCAAACTGATTTTGGTGTATATCGCAGTTTTTCGGCTATTTTGGCTCTTTTAACCTATTTTACCCATTTTGGATTGGATTATCTCTTTTTGATTTCGCGGCAGAAAGAACGCGTGAACTTCTTGGCTTTATTGCAGATAGCGCTTTTTGTATCCATTATAATTACCATTGTTTTAGCTGTGTTTGGCAAAACGATTGGGGCATATTATCACAGTTCTGAATTGGGAAAAGTTCTCACTTATGGCGGGGGCATAATTTTTGTAGAGTCCCTGCGCAGAATTGTGCGTGTTTATGCTCAAAAACGACTTCAATTCAAAGACCTTGCCATAGCGGAGACATTAAATGTCATCATCTATTCTCTGCTGTGCTTGGGTTTTATCTATTTTTGGCGTTTTGCCTGGCTATATATAGTGCTTTTCTATGTAGGTAATTTGGGAGAACTAATCTATCTTTGTTTTAAGGTTCCGCATTTACCTTCCACTATAGGGAAAAAGATCTTTAACATTAGTTGGCTGAAATACTCCTGTGCCTATTTTAGGAGTAATTTTAATTTTTTGGGGATCGTTACAGTAATAAACTTGTTGCAATCTTATTCTGCAAATGCCCCCGTTCTCTTTTTGGGAACAATGGTTCAGCCAGCAATGATGGGGGTTTATTTTTTTGCTTCACAACTTATTGCTATTCCGGTAGGGATGCTCAATACATCTTTTGCGCAAGTGTTTTTTCCTGTTTTGGCGCAAAGTGAAACCTCAGCAAGTATATCAGGCATAAGACATTACACTGCCATTACTCTCAAGATTGGCATTCCGGCGTTAATTTTATATGTGTATGTTTTGCAATATATAGTTCCTCTGATCTGGGGAGATAAATGGCTCGCTGCTTTGCCTTTAGTTTTATATTTAATTTTGTTTTACGGAACCAGTATGCTGCATAATCCTATCAGTGGCATTCCATATATATATAGAAAGCCACAATGGGAACTGCTTTGGAACATTGTAACTTTAGTGTTGCGGATAATTGCTTTGTATGTAGGAATGAAGGTAAATTTTGCTTTCGCGATATTGCTGTTTAGTATTGTGAGCGGCATTATGAATATCGTTTTCTTCTATATGTGCTTTATTCTATTGAAGGCGAATTTGGGAAAAGTGACCATTGATCTGATTAGCGCTCTGCCTATGTTGATAGGTTTAGCATTTGGATGTTTTTATTTAGGCAAATTCTCTCTCATCTATGCGCTCTTGACCTTTATGATTTATGGATTATATCTTTACTTGTTGGAAAAAGATACCTTGAAAGAAGTGTGGTCTCTGTTAAAATTTTCATAGCCAGATTTCGTTGCTATTTCTGCAGTTTAGCTATTTACGGTCTCACTTTTAAGATATTTTTCCCATCCCAAGCTGTTAATTAGCTGCTTCGCTTTATCTTTTTTAGCATCGGGAATTTTGTGTAATTCTTTGTGGATAGAGCTTTTAGAAAGGATTCGCAGAGCATTGGCGTTTGTCTGTAATGCTTGTAATGTCTTTTCTTCTATGTTAAAATTAAAACGCAAGGCAAATTGCACCGCTCTCAGCATTCGTAAAGGGTCTTCAGTAAAACTTTTATCTGGATTTTGCACGGTGCGGATGAGCCCATTTTTTAAGTCACAAAGTCCTTTCCCGCATAAATCCAAAATTTCTCCTGTGGCAATGGACATTAGTAAAGCATTGATCGTAAAATCCCTT is from Candidatus Cloacimonas sp. and encodes:
- a CDS encoding polyprenol monophosphomannose synthase; protein product: MKTLVIIPTYNEIENIECLLQQVLTQDETIEVLVIDDNSPDGTALRVKFMQSCEPRIHLLQRPGKMGLGSAYVAGFKFALEHNYDFILEMDADFSHNPNDIPRLLEAAQKYDLVIGSRYCDGVNIIHWPFKRLLISYFASKYVRVITRMPIKDPTGGFKCFRRKVLESIDLNKILSDGYAFQIEMNFRAWVKGFHLKEIPIVFTERLNGVSKMSRKIVWEAAWMVWRLQMMKIAGLIK
- a CDS encoding tRNA nucleotidyltransferase; amino-acid sequence: LMNLPELRLNLFELIKDSEFAAKSYFAGGCVRDFLLSSNVAINSDVDICVELPGGGIALAHYLQNLLPASKLVIHKRFGTASLNFNNFQLDFVATRKEQYVADNRYPQIQFGTLWDDVLRRDFTINALLMSIATGEILDLCGKGLCDLKNGLIRTVQNPDKSFTEDPLRMLRAVQFALRFNFNIEEKTLQALQTNANALRILSKSSIHKELHKIPDAKKDKAKQLINSLGWEKYLKSETVNS
- a CDS encoding oligosaccharide flippase family protein, which encodes MHAKTVQNGVRWTLTTSVLKRIISLILFVFVAKWLTQTDFGVYRSFSAILALLTYFTHFGLDYLFLISRQKERVNFLALLQIALFVSIIITIVLAVFGKTIGAYYHSSELGKVLTYGGGIIFVESLRRIVRVYAQKRLQFKDLAIAETLNVIIYSLLCLGFIYFWRFAWLYIVLFYVGNLGELIYLCFKVPHLPSTIGKKIFNISWLKYSCAYFRSNFNFLGIVTVINLLQSYSANAPVLFLGTMVQPAMMGVYFFASQLIAIPVGMLNTSFAQVFFPVLAQSETSASISGIRHYTAITLKIGIPALILYVYVLQYIVPLIWGDKWLAALPLVLYLILFYGTSMLHNPISGIPYIYRKPQWELLWNIVTLVLRIIALYVGMKVNFAFAILLFSIVSGIMNIVFFYMCFILLKANLGKVTIDLISALPMLIGLAFGCFYLGKFSLIYALLTFMIYGLYLYLLEKDTLKEVWSLLKFS
- the ruvB gene encoding Holliday junction branch migration DNA helicase RuvB, with the translated sequence MLERINDPDQLTEDIELDRALRPRTLKDFIGQPHIKELLEISIKAAKLRGESLDHILFYGPPGLGKTTLAGIIAHELGVNITTSSGPVIEKPSDLAGILTNLQKHETLFIDEIHRLSHVIEEYIYPAMEDFEMEIILDSGPNSRTLKIPLEQFTLIGATTRAGLLTPPLRDRFGIVLRLDYYDQSSIAQIIRRSAKLLNIPAEEDGVNEIARRSRGTPRIANRLLRRVRDYAQIRGNGIITQNIAVAALQMLQVDDAGLDEMDKRILTTIIENYNGGPVGIKTIATAIGEDSGTIEEIFEPYLVQQGFLERSPQGRKVTFKAYRHLGLTPSSAQTEIF